From Haloarcula hispanica ATCC 33960, the proteins below share one genomic window:
- a CDS encoding DUF7268 family protein, producing MAQSGDPPRLRQYVAARARLVGSGLVVGLVLGGLGTAGWTLYTGDARSSEATVFAIGALVFGFGLLGWSGSILAGRGIEAMQEHMDTRSNWTERDSRRAMARLCGGGGGIMVGTSVVAALL from the coding sequence ATGGCCCAGAGCGGTGACCCACCCCGACTCCGGCAGTACGTTGCGGCCCGGGCACGACTGGTGGGGAGCGGCCTGGTCGTTGGGCTGGTACTTGGCGGCCTCGGAACGGCGGGCTGGACGCTCTACACCGGTGATGCACGGTCGAGTGAAGCGACGGTGTTCGCCATCGGTGCGCTCGTGTTCGGCTTCGGCCTGCTGGGCTGGTCGGGGTCGATACTCGCCGGCCGCGGCATCGAAGCCATGCAGGAACACATGGACACGCGAAGCAACTGGACCGAACGCGACTCCCGGCGGGCGATGGCCCGACTCTGTGGCGGTGGCGGCGGAATAATGGTCGGGACCTCAGTCGTCGCGGCGTTACTCTAG
- a CDS encoding ABC transporter permease gives MSTDTETRGTLGRLRASPFLADLLTNRLAVVGLTIILGMAAVAIYARVTYDLGALASSQLGTEIADRAPPGWLGPAPANQQLFGTDAAARDIYKRSLYGAWLALKFGTITVGTSTTVGVGLGIIAAYYGDVTDNVIMRTMDVLLAFPPLLLALALVAIFPRDLGLWRAVVALVLVYTPRFARVVRGAALKVLEDEYVDATVALGATDPRVLVRHILPNTLAPITVQSTLNFGLAIIDLAALSFLGFGAQAGTPSWGLMLSRGVENGLLTGEWWLSFFPGLFLAITVLGFNLLGDGMRDALDPRMRDAID, from the coding sequence ATGAGTACGGACACCGAGACACGGGGCACGCTGGGACGCCTGCGGGCGTCCCCGTTCCTCGCCGACCTGCTGACGAACCGCCTCGCCGTCGTCGGGCTGACGATCATCCTCGGCATGGCCGCTGTCGCCATCTACGCCCGCGTGACCTACGACCTCGGCGCGCTTGCCAGCTCACAGCTCGGTACTGAGATCGCTGACCGCGCACCGCCCGGCTGGCTCGGTCCCGCGCCCGCGAATCAACAACTGTTCGGGACGGACGCGGCGGCCCGTGACATCTACAAGCGGAGCCTGTACGGCGCGTGGCTGGCCCTGAAGTTCGGGACGATTACCGTCGGTACATCGACTACCGTCGGTGTCGGCCTGGGTATTATTGCGGCGTACTACGGCGACGTGACCGACAACGTCATCATGCGAACGATGGACGTCCTACTGGCGTTCCCGCCGCTGTTGCTCGCACTTGCGCTGGTCGCCATCTTCCCGCGAGACCTTGGGCTCTGGCGGGCCGTGGTGGCGCTCGTGCTGGTGTACACGCCGCGGTTCGCTCGGGTCGTCCGCGGAGCCGCGCTCAAAGTGCTCGAAGACGAGTACGTCGACGCGACAGTTGCGCTCGGCGCGACCGACCCGCGGGTGCTCGTCCGGCACATCCTGCCGAACACGCTCGCGCCGATCACCGTCCAGTCGACGCTGAACTTCGGGCTCGCCATCATCGACCTCGCGGCGCTGTCTTTCCTCGGATTCGGCGCACAGGCCGGGACGCCATCGTGGGGCCTGATGCTCTCCCGAGGCGTCGAGAACGGCCTCCTGACTGGTGAGTGGTGGCTCTCCTTCTTCCCGGGGCTGTTCCTCGCTATCACCGTCCTCGGGTTCAATCTGCTCGGTGACGGGATGCGTGACGCGCTCGACCCGCGGATGCGCGACGCGATCGACTGA
- a CDS encoding lipoate--protein ligase family protein, whose protein sequence is MRLLRGRTADPETDFERTREMAETVAEDREPALRAWRPHRQVAFGRRDTNSDGYDRARRAARDRGYTVTERAVGGRAVAYTGSTVSFSIAVPTDDPRGSIDDRYEWAKAAVKRALDDCGVTARTGEPDASFCPGSHSLQADGKIAGLAQRVRQSVAVVGGIVVVRDHEAIAEVLAPIYEAIDVPFDPQSVGSVANAGGTDDPEQVIVALERSLADGPDVSVSAIRET, encoded by the coding sequence ATGCGTCTGCTACGGGGTCGCACCGCCGACCCGGAAACCGACTTCGAGCGGACCCGCGAGATGGCCGAGACGGTCGCCGAGGACCGCGAGCCAGCCCTGCGAGCCTGGCGACCGCACAGACAGGTCGCATTCGGCCGCCGTGACACGAACAGCGACGGCTACGACCGAGCGCGCCGGGCCGCTCGCGACCGGGGCTACACCGTCACCGAGCGCGCCGTGGGGGGTCGCGCCGTCGCCTACACCGGGTCGACTGTCTCGTTTTCCATCGCCGTCCCGACCGATGACCCGCGAGGGTCTATCGATGACCGCTACGAGTGGGCCAAAGCCGCTGTGAAGCGCGCGCTCGACGACTGCGGCGTCACCGCTCGGACGGGCGAACCGGACGCCTCTTTCTGTCCGGGGAGCCACTCGCTGCAGGCCGATGGCAAAATCGCGGGGCTCGCACAGCGCGTCCGCCAGTCCGTCGCTGTCGTCGGCGGCATCGTCGTCGTTCGGGACCACGAGGCTATCGCCGAGGTGCTGGCTCCCATCTACGAGGCAATCGATGTCCCGTTCGACCCCCAGAGCGTCGGGAGCGTCGCCAACGCTGGGGGAACCGACGACCCCGAACAGGTTATCGTGGCGCTGGAGCGGTCGCTGGCTGACGGCCCCGACGTGTCGGTGAGCGCTATCCGAGAGACTTAG
- a CDS encoding Hvo_1808 family surface protein, producing the protein MRKELLIALAVVLAGCTVPSFGGSDHPATPTGDDAIGYESGYWYDDSVSVTTDDGLNETEREAVVARTMARVEQVRDLEFKEPVPVSVISRAEYQNRSGGNEGGGSSRPQDPWNDQVWEALLLIGEDSGSSDEIDDTLSTTVQGYYSPSEDEIVIVSPTETPQIDRRTLSHELVHALQDQHFGLNGSAETQDTQLSRQGVTEGEANYVRILYERRCGDGWGCIALPDRTSDDGGSSDGDDASQQPSYNEGLFTVLYQPYVTGPRFIDQVRADGGWDAVDALHDDFPDSTEQVLHPEKYPDEKPVNVSVADRSNEEWSRFDHDPVGDTVGETSIYAMMYHNGQTEGDRYSYESEISAGWGGDLVVPYRNGSGGYGYVWETRWDAEEDASEFAQAYRAALTEEHDASQPRSNVYVVPADDQFNDAFRVVRSGKTVRIVNGPTVSDLDEIHQPAES; encoded by the coding sequence ATGCGTAAGGAACTGCTCATTGCGCTGGCGGTCGTCTTGGCGGGCTGTACGGTCCCATCCTTCGGCGGCAGCGACCACCCTGCAACACCGACCGGTGACGATGCCATCGGCTACGAGAGCGGCTACTGGTACGACGACTCGGTGTCGGTGACGACCGACGACGGCCTGAACGAGACGGAGCGAGAGGCTGTCGTCGCCCGGACGATGGCCCGCGTCGAGCAGGTCCGTGACTTGGAATTCAAAGAGCCAGTCCCGGTTTCGGTCATCTCCCGGGCCGAGTACCAGAACCGGTCCGGGGGCAACGAGGGCGGCGGCAGCAGTCGTCCACAGGACCCCTGGAACGACCAGGTGTGGGAAGCGCTCTTGCTCATCGGCGAGGACTCCGGTAGCAGCGACGAAATCGACGACACGCTCTCGACGACGGTCCAGGGATACTACTCACCGAGCGAGGACGAAATCGTCATCGTCAGCCCAACGGAGACGCCACAGATCGACCGGCGCACGCTCTCACACGAACTCGTTCACGCCCTGCAGGACCAGCACTTCGGGCTGAACGGCTCCGCGGAGACGCAGGACACGCAACTGTCACGGCAGGGCGTCACCGAGGGCGAGGCCAACTACGTCCGCATCCTCTACGAGCGCCGCTGTGGTGACGGCTGGGGCTGTATCGCGCTCCCGGACCGGACCAGTGACGACGGCGGAAGCAGCGACGGAGACGACGCCAGCCAGCAGCCGAGCTACAACGAGGGGCTGTTCACCGTCCTCTACCAGCCGTACGTCACCGGGCCGCGGTTCATCGACCAGGTGCGCGCTGACGGCGGCTGGGACGCCGTCGACGCGCTCCACGACGACTTCCCCGACAGCACCGAGCAGGTCCTCCACCCGGAGAAATACCCCGATGAGAAGCCCGTGAACGTCAGCGTCGCGGACCGCTCGAACGAGGAGTGGAGCCGCTTCGACCACGACCCGGTCGGCGACACGGTCGGGGAGACCTCGATCTACGCGATGATGTACCACAACGGCCAGACGGAGGGCGACCGCTACAGCTACGAGAGCGAGATATCGGCGGGCTGGGGCGGTGACCTCGTCGTTCCCTACCGCAACGGCTCCGGCGGCTACGGCTACGTCTGGGAGACCCGCTGGGATGCCGAGGAGGACGCCAGCGAGTTCGCACAGGCATATCGAGCGGCGCTGACCGAGGAACACGACGCCAGCCAGCCCCGGAGTAACGTCTACGTCGTCCCAGCGGACGACCAGTTCAACGACGCCTTCCGCGTCGTCCGGTCCGGCAAGACCGTCCGTATCGTCAACGGGCCGACGGTGAGCGACCTCGACGAGATTCACCAGCCAGCGGAGTCCTGA
- a CDS encoding site-2 protease family protein: MRNFHITTVWGIPIRVNVSLLIFLPVLAWIIGSGAQISVYAGIVSALSGVTLDLTVLTAGQTPWLIGTAAAVGLFASVALHELGHAWAAMRYGLRVESITLWILGGLASLESMPKEWNRELVIALAGPAVSILTGLACYAALFALPASAQVTLFVVGWLAVTNLFLAVFNMLPAFPMDGGRVLRALLARKRPYATATRIAARIGTGFAVLFAVVGVMSFSPMLLLLALFVYGAASSESRTVALAALLEGLTVDDVASPLDATIEASASIEDLVDRMFADRRTEFAVTRGGDVVGVVTVGDFRELSKAEREADTVADLMETDLPRFASETAAFDVLVELDTARATAAFVDGPEGTRVVSREDFSSAMEMQRLVGSPEPF; the protein is encoded by the coding sequence GTGCGAAACTTCCACATCACGACGGTCTGGGGGATCCCGATACGGGTCAACGTCTCGCTGCTGATTTTCCTGCCGGTGCTGGCCTGGATTATCGGCAGCGGGGCACAGATATCGGTGTACGCCGGCATCGTGAGCGCTCTCTCCGGCGTGACGCTCGACCTCACGGTGCTGACCGCGGGCCAGACGCCGTGGCTCATCGGCACCGCCGCGGCGGTGGGTCTGTTCGCCAGCGTCGCACTGCACGAACTGGGCCACGCCTGGGCGGCGATGCGCTACGGGCTCCGGGTAGAGTCGATCACGCTCTGGATTCTCGGCGGCCTTGCCAGCCTCGAATCCATGCCCAAGGAGTGGAACCGGGAACTCGTCATCGCGCTGGCCGGTCCGGCCGTGAGTATTCTGACCGGGCTCGCCTGCTACGCCGCGCTGTTTGCCCTGCCAGCGAGCGCGCAGGTGACGCTGTTTGTCGTTGGCTGGCTGGCCGTCACCAATCTCTTCCTCGCCGTGTTCAATATGCTGCCGGCGTTCCCGATGGACGGCGGCCGCGTCCTCCGGGCGCTGCTCGCGCGAAAGCGACCCTACGCGACGGCGACTCGCATCGCCGCTCGGATCGGGACCGGGTTCGCCGTGCTGTTCGCCGTCGTCGGCGTCATGTCGTTTAGCCCGATGTTGCTGCTACTCGCGCTGTTCGTCTACGGCGCTGCGTCGAGTGAATCCCGCACGGTTGCCCTGGCCGCCCTGCTGGAAGGGCTGACCGTCGACGACGTGGCCAGCCCGCTCGACGCGACTATCGAGGCCAGCGCCAGTATCGAGGACCTCGTCGACCGGATGTTCGCCGACCGGCGGACGGAGTTCGCTGTCACGCGCGGCGGCGACGTGGTCGGCGTCGTCACCGTCGGCGATTTCAGGGAACTCTCGAAGGCCGAACGTGAGGCCGACACCGTCGCCGACCTGATGGAGACCGACCTGCCGCGCTTTGCCTCGGAAACTGCCGCTTTCGACGTGCTCGTCGAACTCGACACCGCCAGAGCCACCGCCGCCTTCGTCGACGGCCCCGAGGGGACCCGTGTGGTCTCCCGCGAGGACTTCTCCAGTGCGATGGAGATGCAGCGGCTCGTTGGGTCCCCGGAACCGTTCTAA
- a CDS encoding Hvo_1808 family surface protein gives MRRPFALVVLCAVVLLLAGCQAPSASPETETGGDDLTPSEPATDYGSNDSAPPAPATDRLGYENGYWYNESLSITTGDGLNETEREAVVARTMARVERIRGLEFEETVPVSVVSRAEYRNNTGGGETGDSLRRFDNAKFEALFFIGEDRDSIAVQNSNRGESVLGYYSSQRGEIVIVSDSETPTISRGTLAHELVHALQDQHFGLESDARTRDQVQGRNGMVEGDAVAVTQTYTDRCGEEWRCIDRPAQSGGGGGDRHFGINFMQYFPYSDGPGLIGALRERGGWSAVNDAYDDYPDGAAEVTYPERYPEWEPESVSLADRSSDDWERVRPSTDRDRPDYAVVGPSAIAGSMAYTIADDYNESSVVRTRDVINYEDGSLDSDDPYNYDLPATDGWQGGRMHIYDNGDETAYVWKTTWDSEADAREFADAWEAVIAHWGGTRTAEGHWVIEEDSPYTDAVAVRVDGETVTVVNAPTADELDEVHDA, from the coding sequence ATGCGCCGCCCTTTCGCCCTCGTCGTTCTCTGTGCCGTTGTGCTGTTACTGGCGGGCTGTCAGGCACCCAGTGCGTCGCCCGAGACGGAAACTGGTGGCGACGACCTGACGCCAAGTGAGCCCGCGACCGACTACGGGAGCAACGACTCCGCCCCGCCAGCGCCTGCGACGGACCGGCTGGGCTACGAGAATGGCTACTGGTACAACGAATCGCTGTCGATAACAACCGGGGACGGGCTGAACGAGACGGAGCGGGAAGCCGTCGTCGCCCGGACGATGGCCCGCGTCGAGCGGATTCGCGGGCTGGAGTTCGAGGAGACAGTGCCGGTCTCCGTCGTCTCGCGAGCCGAGTATCGAAACAACACGGGCGGCGGCGAAACCGGCGATTCGCTGCGTCGGTTCGACAACGCGAAGTTCGAGGCGCTGTTTTTCATCGGCGAGGACCGCGACTCCATCGCCGTCCAGAACAGCAACCGCGGGGAGAGCGTGCTTGGCTACTACAGCAGCCAGCGCGGTGAAATCGTCATCGTCAGTGATTCCGAGACGCCGACGATAAGCCGGGGGACGCTGGCCCACGAACTCGTCCACGCCCTGCAGGACCAGCACTTCGGCCTCGAAAGTGACGCGCGGACGCGGGATCAGGTGCAGGGTCGAAACGGAATGGTCGAAGGCGACGCCGTCGCCGTCACCCAGACCTACACCGACCGCTGTGGCGAGGAATGGCGCTGTATCGACAGGCCCGCCCAGAGCGGCGGTGGCGGCGGCGACCGTCACTTCGGCATCAACTTCATGCAGTATTTCCCCTACAGCGACGGTCCCGGCTTGATTGGAGCCCTCCGAGAACGCGGCGGCTGGAGTGCTGTCAACGACGCCTACGACGACTATCCCGACGGGGCCGCCGAAGTGACCTACCCCGAGCGCTACCCCGAATGGGAACCCGAGTCCGTCTCGCTGGCGGACCGGTCCAGCGACGACTGGGAGCGGGTCAGACCCTCGACCGACCGGGACCGGCCCGACTACGCCGTCGTCGGTCCCTCTGCCATCGCCGGGTCGATGGCGTACACCATCGCCGATGACTACAACGAGTCGAGCGTCGTCCGGACGCGTGACGTCATCAACTACGAGGACGGATCGCTGGACAGCGACGACCCGTACAACTACGACCTGCCCGCCACCGACGGCTGGCAGGGCGGCCGGATGCACATCTACGACAACGGCGACGAGACGGCCTACGTCTGGAAGACGACCTGGGACAGCGAGGCCGACGCCCGCGAGTTCGCTGACGCTTGGGAAGCGGTCATCGCCCACTGGGGCGGTACCAGAACCGCGGAGGGCCACTGGGTCATCGAGGAAGATAGCCCCTACACCGACGCTGTCGCCGTCAGAGTCGATGGGGAGACGGTCACCGTCGTGAACGCGCCGACAGCCGACGAACTCGACGAGGTCCACGATGCGTAA
- a CDS encoding cysteine hydrolase family protein → MELDPAQTALVVVDMQNGFCHPDGSLYAPDSEAAIEPCAELVDRAREAGAKVVFTRDVHPPDQFEDTHYYDEFDRWGEHVVEGSWETELVEDLDPQDEDLTVVKHTYDAFYQTELEGWLDAHGVTDLAICGTLANVCVLHTASSAGLRDYRPILVEDAVGYIEDDHREYALDHADWLFGELTDRGELAFA, encoded by the coding sequence ATGGAACTCGACCCAGCACAGACCGCTCTGGTCGTCGTCGATATGCAGAACGGCTTCTGTCACCCCGATGGAAGCCTCTATGCACCGGACAGCGAAGCAGCCATCGAACCCTGTGCCGAACTCGTCGACCGCGCCCGTGAGGCCGGCGCGAAAGTCGTGTTCACTCGCGACGTGCATCCGCCCGACCAGTTCGAGGACACCCACTACTACGACGAGTTCGACCGATGGGGCGAACACGTCGTCGAAGGTTCCTGGGAGACCGAACTCGTCGAGGACCTCGACCCGCAGGACGAGGACCTGACCGTGGTCAAGCACACCTACGACGCCTTCTACCAGACGGAACTAGAGGGATGGCTCGACGCCCACGGCGTCACGGACCTGGCTATCTGTGGCACGCTCGCGAACGTCTGCGTGCTCCACACCGCCTCTAGCGCCGGCCTGCGGGACTACCGCCCGATCCTCGTCGAGGACGCCGTCGGCTACATCGAGGACGACCACCGCGAGTACGCACTAGATCACGCCGACTGGCTGTTCGGCGAACTGACCGACCGGGGCGAACTCGCCTTCGCCTGA
- a CDS encoding CPCC family cysteine-rich protein, which yields MSTETPGNPAARELGYCPCCGYQTLPEGRPGSYEMCPVCHWLDDPIQFGDAEFVSDTNHVSLTEARENFSEHGACSPDEAGDCEEPTGLDRDPNWPYEE from the coding sequence ATGTCAACCGAGACGCCCGGTAATCCAGCCGCACGGGAGCTGGGCTACTGCCCGTGCTGTGGCTACCAGACACTCCCCGAGGGGCGGCCCGGGTCGTACGAGATGTGTCCGGTGTGTCACTGGCTCGACGACCCAATCCAGTTCGGCGACGCGGAGTTCGTCAGCGATACGAACCATGTGTCGCTGACGGAAGCGCGCGAGAACTTCAGCGAACACGGGGCGTGTTCCCCCGACGAGGCCGGGGACTGCGAGGAGCCGACCGGCCTCGACCGCGACCCGAACTGGCCTTACGAGGAATAG
- a CDS encoding DUF6360 family protein: MVDRIMKVNAYTTFDLLDGEVEGHGFEEEALAVLNVTAPRKNPDHVELQLEMDNTDLDAVKPHADSVTLSAAQARELAAELEEYAGKVEDAQSE; the protein is encoded by the coding sequence ATGGTCGATCGCATCATGAAGGTCAACGCGTACACGACCTTCGACCTGCTCGACGGTGAGGTAGAGGGCCACGGCTTCGAGGAGGAGGCCCTGGCCGTGCTGAACGTGACCGCGCCGCGGAAGAACCCGGACCACGTCGAACTCCAGTTAGAGATGGACAACACCGATCTCGACGCAGTGAAGCCACACGCGGACTCAGTGACGCTGTCGGCGGCCCAGGCACGCGAACTCGCCGCCGAACTGGAGGAGTACGCCGGGAAGGTCGAAGACGCGCAATCGGAGTAG
- a CDS encoding ZIP family metal transporter, whose amino-acid sequence MQSGFVDLFVDLVGTDPLINGLVGGTIIATMNLFGASLVLVWRDPSERALDTALGFAAGVMLAAAFTSLIIPGIEEYSGGNPIPTLVGVALGALFLDRADGLVPHAHYLLTGSRRSDAANPSQDLSIDESKLTGVILFILAITLHNIPEGLAVGVGFGAAAGDPLRIGGALSLMLAIGIQNIPEGLAVSVAAINAGLDRRLYAVFTGIRSGVVEIPLAVLGAVAVVTVEPLLPYAMGFAAGAMLFVISDEIIPETHQRGYERVATLGLMAGVIVMLYLDIALAA is encoded by the coding sequence ATGCAATCCGGGTTCGTCGACCTGTTTGTCGACCTCGTCGGCACCGACCCGCTCATAAACGGCCTCGTAGGTGGGACCATCATCGCGACGATGAACCTCTTCGGCGCGTCGCTCGTGCTGGTCTGGCGTGACCCCTCGGAGCGGGCGCTGGACACGGCGCTCGGGTTCGCCGCCGGCGTGATGCTGGCCGCCGCGTTCACGAGCCTCATCATCCCCGGCATCGAGGAGTACTCGGGCGGGAACCCGATTCCGACACTCGTCGGCGTCGCACTGGGGGCGCTGTTCCTCGACCGCGCGGACGGCCTCGTCCCGCACGCCCACTACCTCCTGACCGGGAGCCGGCGGTCGGACGCCGCCAACCCCAGCCAGGACCTCTCGATTGACGAATCCAAACTGACGGGCGTCATCCTGTTTATCCTCGCGATCACGCTGCACAACATCCCGGAAGGGCTGGCCGTCGGCGTCGGCTTCGGCGCGGCCGCCGGCGACCCGCTCCGGATCGGGGGCGCGCTCTCGCTGATGCTCGCCATCGGCATCCAGAACATCCCCGAGGGGCTGGCCGTCTCCGTCGCAGCGATCAACGCCGGTCTGGACCGTCGGCTCTATGCCGTCTTCACCGGGATTCGTTCCGGCGTCGTGGAAATCCCGCTCGCGGTGCTCGGCGCTGTCGCCGTCGTGACCGTCGAACCGCTCCTGCCCTACGCGATGGGGTTTGCGGCGGGCGCGATGCTGTTCGTGATTTCCGACGAGATAATCCCCGAGACCCACCAGCGCGGCTACGAGCGCGTCGCGACGCTCGGACTGATGGCGGGCGTCATCGTCATGCTGTACCTAGATATCGCGCTCGCAGCTTGA
- a CDS encoding nicotinate phosphoribosyltransferase, with protein sequence MTEEFDVVSPEAIREGRATDAYFDRTMETLEHAGKNPDVVAEVTANQFATGQWKLLAGLKDAAELLEGRSVDVDALPEGQLFDGGPVMRIEGPYREFCRLETALLGFLSHPTGIATRALEARYAAPESTVLSFGSRHVHPSIAAMIERSALLGGLDGISNVAAGEVIDRDAGGTMPHALMICFGRGNQEQAWQAFDAAVPEETPRIALTDTYSDEVDEALRAAEAVDDLAGVRLDTTGSRRGDFRHIVREVRWTLDAHGHEDVDLFLSGGLTPTTLRELRDVADGFGVGGYVANADPLDFALDIVELDGEPAAKRGKLTGTKSVYRTADGGHHIGLADRDAPEDAESLLEPLIRDGDIVREFDLDGAIDRAAADAERVDYEGATAAE encoded by the coding sequence ATGACCGAGGAGTTCGACGTCGTCTCGCCAGAGGCGATTCGCGAGGGGCGGGCGACCGACGCCTACTTCGACCGGACAATGGAGACGCTGGAACACGCCGGAAAGAACCCGGACGTGGTCGCCGAAGTGACGGCGAACCAGTTCGCGACGGGGCAGTGGAAGCTGCTGGCGGGGCTGAAAGACGCCGCCGAGTTGCTTGAAGGACGGAGCGTCGACGTTGACGCGCTCCCCGAAGGACAACTGTTCGACGGCGGCCCGGTAATGCGAATCGAGGGGCCGTACCGGGAGTTCTGTCGCCTGGAGACGGCGCTCCTTGGTTTTCTCTCGCATCCGACAGGCATCGCGACGCGGGCGCTAGAGGCCCGCTACGCCGCACCGGAGTCGACGGTGCTCTCCTTTGGCTCGCGTCACGTCCACCCGTCGATAGCGGCGATGATCGAGCGCTCGGCGCTGCTGGGCGGTCTCGACGGTATCTCGAACGTCGCTGCGGGCGAGGTCATCGACCGGGACGCTGGTGGGACGATGCCCCACGCGCTCATGATCTGTTTCGGCCGCGGTAATCAGGAACAGGCGTGGCAGGCGTTCGACGCCGCCGTCCCCGAGGAGACGCCCCGCATCGCGCTGACAGACACCTACAGCGACGAGGTCGACGAGGCGCTCCGCGCAGCGGAAGCCGTCGACGACCTCGCGGGCGTCCGACTGGATACGACTGGATCCCGCCGCGGGGACTTCCGCCACATCGTCCGGGAGGTTCGCTGGACGCTGGACGCCCACGGCCACGAGGACGTGGACCTGTTCCTCTCCGGCGGACTTACCCCGACGACGCTCCGGGAGCTACGGGACGTGGCCGACGGCTTCGGCGTCGGGGGCTACGTCGCCAACGCCGACCCGCTGGACTTCGCGCTGGATATCGTGGAACTAGACGGCGAGCCGGCGGCCAAGCGGGGGAAGCTTACCGGCACAAAATCGGTGTACCGTACCGCCGACGGCGGCCACCACATCGGCCTGGCCGACCGCGACGCGCCGGAGGACGCCGAATCGCTACTGGAACCACTGATTCGTGACGGAGACATCGTCAGGGAGTTCGACCTCGACGGGGCCATCGACCGCGCGGCGGCGGACGCCGAACGGGTCGACTACGAAGGCGCGACCGCAGCCGAGTAA
- a CDS encoding dihydroorotase yields MLIRNATLPDGHQRDVRVRGESIVEVGRDLDASDQHVIEATGKRLFPGMIDAHVHFRQPGYPHKETWETGSRSAAAGGVTTVVDQPNTDPPTVDGEAFDQKAEFAADSVVDWGINGGVTADWIPNVLLRRRLFALGEVFLADSTGDMGIEADLFADALEAAADTDVPVTVHAEDADYFNDDAKARDDADAWSAFRTAKAEAEAVERACTVAKEHDATIHIAHTSTPEGVDIASEAGMTTEVTPHHLLLSRRDLSELGTFGRMNPPLRREKRRQKLYERVVDGTVDMIATDHAPHTREEKDASIWDAPSGVPGVETVLPLLLAEARDPDSGLTYERVRDLTARNPADVFDIPQKGAIEAGKDADLVLVDTIETSEISGAALHSKCDWTPFEGHDAVFPEWTMVRGTVVYERGDALADDATPQEDVFYDHQGENVRGADSERLE; encoded by the coding sequence ATGCTCATCCGTAACGCGACGCTGCCGGACGGCCATCAACGCGATGTCCGGGTGCGTGGCGAGTCCATCGTCGAAGTCGGCCGCGACCTCGACGCATCCGACCAGCACGTCATCGAAGCGACTGGCAAGCGTCTGTTCCCGGGAATGATTGACGCTCATGTCCACTTTCGCCAGCCCGGCTACCCGCACAAGGAAACGTGGGAGACGGGATCACGGTCGGCGGCGGCCGGCGGCGTCACGACGGTCGTCGACCAGCCAAACACCGACCCGCCGACCGTCGACGGTGAGGCGTTCGACCAGAAAGCCGAGTTCGCCGCCGACTCCGTCGTCGACTGGGGTATCAACGGCGGCGTCACGGCCGACTGGATTCCGAACGTCCTCCTGCGCCGTCGCCTGTTCGCACTCGGCGAGGTGTTCCTCGCGGATTCGACCGGCGACATGGGTATCGAGGCCGACCTGTTCGCCGACGCGCTGGAGGCCGCTGCTGACACCGACGTGCCGGTCACGGTCCACGCCGAGGACGCCGACTACTTCAACGACGATGCCAAGGCTCGCGACGACGCCGACGCATGGAGTGCGTTCCGGACCGCAAAGGCAGAAGCGGAGGCCGTCGAGCGGGCCTGTACAGTCGCGAAAGAACACGACGCGACCATTCACATCGCTCACACCTCCACGCCGGAGGGCGTCGACATCGCCAGCGAGGCCGGAATGACGACCGAAGTGACGCCCCATCACTTGCTGCTCTCTCGGCGCGACCTCTCGGAACTGGGGACGTTCGGGCGAATGAATCCGCCACTGCGCCGCGAGAAGCGCCGCCAGAAGCTCTACGAGCGTGTCGTCGACGGCACCGTCGACATGATCGCGACGGACCACGCGCCACACACCCGCGAGGAGAAAGACGCCAGCATCTGGGACGCGCCGTCGGGTGTTCCCGGCGTCGAGACTGTCCTCCCGCTCCTACTAGCCGAAGCCCGGGACCCGGACAGCGGGCTCACCTACGAGCGCGTTCGGGACCTCACTGCACGCAACCCGGCCGACGTGTTCGACATCCCACAGAAGGGTGCCATCGAAGCCGGCAAGGACGCCGACCTCGTGCTCGTCGACACGATCGAGACGAGTGAGATCAGCGGTGCGGCGCTCCACTCGAAATGCGACTGGACGCCGTTCGAGGGCCACGATGCGGTGTTCCCTGAATGGACGATGGTCCGGGGGACGGTCGTCTACGAGCGCGGCGACGCGTTGGCTGACGATGCAACGCCGCAGGAAGACGTGTTCTACGACCATCAGGGCGAGAACGTCCGCGGCGCGGACAGCGAGCGGCTAGAGTAA